A window from Prinia subflava isolate CZ2003 ecotype Zambia chromosome Z, Cam_Psub_1.2, whole genome shotgun sequence encodes these proteins:
- the HPRT1 gene encoding hypoxanthine-guanine phosphoribosyltransferase isoform X2 yields the protein MATPSPCIVIGDDEQGYDLDLFCIPKHYADDLEKVYIPHGLIMDRTERLAREIMKGMGGHHIVALCVLKGGYKFFADLLDYIKALNRNSDKSIPMTVDFIRLKSYCDIIDTGKTMKTLLSLLKQYNPKMVKVASLLVKRTPRSVGYRPDFVGFEVPDKFVVGYALDYNEYFRDLNHICVISETGKQKYKA from the exons ATGGcgacccccagcccctgcatcGTG attGGCGATGATGAACAAGGTTACGACCTGGATTTGTTCTGCATACCTAAACATTATGCAGATGATTTGGAAAAAGTCTATATTCCTCATGGGCTCATCATGGACAG GACAGAGAGACTGGCACGAGAAATTATGAAGGGCATGGGAGGACACCACATTGTGGCACTCTGTGTACTCAAGGGTGGCTATAAATTTTTTGCTGATTTGTTAGACTACATCAAAGCCCTGAACAGAAACAGTGACAAATCAATCCCCATGACAGTCGACTTCATTAGGCTGAAGAGTTACTGT gataTAATTGATACTGGTAAAACAATGAAAACGTTGCTGTCTCTACTTAAACAGTACAATCCAAAGATGGTGAAAGTAGCCAG TTTGTTGGTGAAAAGAACTCCTCGAAGTGTGGGATATCGGCCAGACT TTGTTGGATTTGAAGTGCCAGACAAATTTGTTGTGGGATACGCCCTAGATTACAATGAATACTTTAGAGATTTGAAT catATCTGCGTGATCAGCGAGACGGGGAAGCAGAAGTACAAAGCATGA
- the HPRT1 gene encoding hypoxanthine-guanine phosphoribosyltransferase isoform X1, with protein MATPSPCIVIGDDEQGYDLDLFCIPKHYADDLEKVYIPHGLIMDRTERLAREIMKGMGGHHIVALCVLKGGYKFFADLLDYIKALNRNSDKSIPMTVDFIRLKSYCNDQSTGDIKVIGGDDLSTLTGKNVLIVEDIIDTGKTMKTLLSLLKQYNPKMVKVASLLVKRTPRSVGYRPDFVGFEVPDKFVVGYALDYNEYFRDLNHICVISETGKQKYKA; from the exons ATGGcgacccccagcccctgcatcGTG attGGCGATGATGAACAAGGTTACGACCTGGATTTGTTCTGCATACCTAAACATTATGCAGATGATTTGGAAAAAGTCTATATTCCTCATGGGCTCATCATGGACAG GACAGAGAGACTGGCACGAGAAATTATGAAGGGCATGGGAGGACACCACATTGTGGCACTCTGTGTACTCAAGGGTGGCTATAAATTTTTTGCTGATTTGTTAGACTACATCAAAGCCCTGAACAGAAACAGTGACAAATCAATCCCCATGACAGTCGACTTCATTAGGCTGAAGAGTTACTGT AATGATCAATCAACTGGAGATATCAAAGTCATTGGGGGAGATGACCTCTCAACCTTGACTGGAAAG AATGTTTTGATCGTAGAA gataTAATTGATACTGGTAAAACAATGAAAACGTTGCTGTCTCTACTTAAACAGTACAATCCAAAGATGGTGAAAGTAGCCAG TTTGTTGGTGAAAAGAACTCCTCGAAGTGTGGGATATCGGCCAGACT TTGTTGGATTTGAAGTGCCAGACAAATTTGTTGTGGGATACGCCCTAGATTACAATGAATACTTTAGAGATTTGAAT catATCTGCGTGATCAGCGAGACGGGGAAGCAGAAGTACAAAGCATGA